Proteins co-encoded in one Acidobacteriota bacterium genomic window:
- a CDS encoding amino acid adenylation domain-containing protein, with translation MATKALNPIEVEASRKRFADDSLVSLFEEAARHHSYRIAAICGSSQVTYAELDRAANRMARRLIASCGDGRGIVAIYLDRSIEMLAAMLGVLKSGSAYLPIDPGYPAARVMQTLEDANPLVVITNQKLASSLGKTTQILLVDELPSSDATDTQDIQLRSKPDDLAYVMFTSGSTGKPKGVLVSHRNVVRLLSETEAWFHFNETDVWTMFHSFAFDFSVWEIWGPLTTGGKLVIVPFATSRSPEDFYALLSEQKVTVLNQTPSAFSLLNQLEESGTTLPLSLRVVIFGGEALQYRSLRNWFKRHGDVRPQLVNMYGITETTVHVTYRVVCEADTQGEQDSLIGVSIPDLQIHLLNADLVPVAEGEVGEICVGGGGVAHGYLNRPELTAERFVPDPFGPLGAKLYRSGDLAKLRADGELVYLGRGDNQVKINGFRIELGEVEAAISDFPGVRQVSVIGHITGDGSQALAAYFVMAGSERPMAGDMSRFLSQRLPAQMMPSFYIQMEAIPLTSNGKVDRAALPKPATGSTPVATGVQKTSDTPLQIQIAEVWRNVLKAPQVGVDDNFFDIGGTSVLLATVRSQLQEKLGRSIPVTWMFEFTTIRTLAEKFAETGDSPVKSSATLDAAQEQARKQREAFARMRSTKGTAR, from the coding sequence ATGGCAACGAAAGCACTGAATCCAATAGAAGTCGAGGCTTCCAGGAAGCGTTTTGCCGACGATTCTCTGGTTTCGCTGTTTGAAGAGGCAGCGCGGCACCATTCGTACAGGATTGCCGCTATCTGCGGCTCCAGCCAGGTAACCTACGCCGAACTGGATCGTGCCGCCAATCGCATGGCCCGTCGACTGATTGCTTCGTGTGGCGATGGACGCGGCATCGTTGCTATCTACCTGGACCGTTCGATTGAGATGCTTGCCGCAATGCTGGGCGTGCTTAAGTCAGGAAGCGCTTACCTGCCCATCGATCCGGGGTATCCTGCGGCACGCGTCATGCAGACGCTTGAGGATGCCAATCCCCTGGTTGTCATTACCAACCAGAAACTCGCATCTTCACTCGGGAAGACGACGCAAATCCTCCTGGTCGACGAACTCCCTTCGTCTGACGCTACAGATACCCAAGATATCCAGCTACGCTCAAAACCGGACGATCTTGCTTATGTGATGTTCACATCCGGTTCTACCGGCAAGCCAAAGGGAGTGCTGGTCTCGCATCGTAACGTCGTCCGCCTGCTTAGCGAGACGGAAGCCTGGTTTCACTTCAACGAAACCGATGTCTGGACAATGTTTCACTCGTTTGCCTTCGACTTCTCCGTATGGGAGATTTGGGGGCCATTGACCACCGGCGGCAAACTTGTCATTGTCCCCTTTGCCACCAGCCGCTCTCCCGAGGACTTTTACGCCCTGCTCTCCGAGCAAAAAGTCACTGTCCTGAATCAGACTCCGTCTGCATTCTCACTGCTGAATCAACTGGAGGAGTCCGGGACAACGCTGCCGCTCTCCCTTCGTGTTGTGATCTTCGGCGGAGAGGCGCTCCAGTACCGATCCCTTCGCAACTGGTTCAAACGTCATGGGGACGTCAGGCCTCAACTCGTCAACATGTACGGCATCACCGAGACGACGGTCCACGTGACCTATCGCGTCGTGTGCGAAGCCGATACGCAAGGTGAGCAGGACAGCCTGATCGGCGTGTCGATACCCGATTTGCAGATTCACCTTCTCAATGCCGACCTCGTGCCGGTTGCGGAAGGTGAAGTCGGAGAGATATGCGTGGGCGGAGGAGGTGTCGCCCACGGATATCTCAATCGCCCTGAACTGACGGCCGAACGCTTTGTGCCCGATCCATTTGGCCCGCTGGGAGCGAAGCTGTATCGTTCCGGCGACCTTGCAAAGCTCCGCGCCGATGGAGAGCTTGTCTATCTTGGCCGGGGCGACAACCAGGTGAAGATCAACGGCTTTCGTATTGAACTTGGCGAGGTCGAAGCCGCAATCTCCGATTTTCCAGGAGTACGGCAGGTCAGTGTCATCGGTCACATAACCGGCGATGGCAGCCAGGCACTTGCAGCTTATTTCGTAATGGCTGGCAGCGAAAGGCCCATGGCCGGCGACATGAGCCGCTTCCTTTCGCAACGGCTGCCGGCGCAGATGATGCCCTCTTTTTATATTCAGATGGAAGCAATTCCGCTGACGAGCAATGGCAAAGTTGACCGCGCGGCGCTGCCCAAACCCGCAACCGGTTCAACGCCGGTCGCAACTGGCGTTCAGAAAACGTCTGATACACCGTTGCAAATCCAGATCGCTGAGGTCTGGCGCAATGTGCTAAAGGCCCCGCAGGTAGGTGTGGACGACAACTTCTTCGATATTGGCGGCACATCTGTCCTCCTGGCCACGGTGAGGTCACAGCTTCAGGAAAAGCTCGGTCGCTCAATCCCCGTAACGTGGATGTTCGAGTTCACCACCATCCGCACTCTCGCAGAAAAATTCGCTGAAACAGGTGACTCGCCAGTCAAGTCCTCGGCGACTCTCGACGCGGCCCAGGAACAGGCGCGCAAGCAGCGTGAGGCCTTTGCCCGCATGCGTTCCACGAAGGGTACAGCACGATGA
- a CDS encoding glycosyltransferase family 4 protein, translating into MPVTVDASSIKFDVILIAPNVSEQMGGEAIKALQIYLELDRQGVRVHQITHDRVRLELAKNFPKMSVTYMPDTMTEKLLYRGKIFEQLLNMLFLRSAARHAANLLKENPGTLVHFTSPVSPVLPYPSIKNATVVIGPINGNIHYPPGFRHREKLSYKVRRWLHPSLQYFNSVLFSGKRKASALLVAGGERTYESLRMAGCKEEQFVDSIDSGILDRLYDQPRITHEGKNLRFFHNGRLVEHKGTDLIIKSLLKTKNRIVLDIIGRGPELNQLKALAKNLSLEDRVQFIEWVADHSKLAEMLRQYRAFVFPSLAEANGIVVQEAMVQGLPVIACNWGGPSLLVTPETGILIDPVSEDFVIEQLASSMDRLAEDGDLAESMSVHARERAYSHGYLWSGVIRNWRKIYAKVTDSTSRENMASAARVQS; encoded by the coding sequence ATGCCTGTAACGGTCGACGCTTCTTCCATCAAGTTCGATGTCATCCTGATCGCACCAAATGTCTCAGAGCAGATGGGGGGGGAAGCTATCAAGGCCCTCCAGATTTATCTGGAGCTAGACAGACAAGGGGTTAGGGTGCACCAAATCACCCATGACCGCGTCAGGCTGGAACTGGCGAAGAACTTCCCGAAGATGAGCGTCACCTACATGCCCGATACGATGACCGAAAAACTGCTCTATCGCGGCAAAATCTTTGAACAGCTTTTGAATATGCTTTTTCTTCGCTCCGCGGCAAGACATGCGGCCAACCTATTAAAGGAAAATCCTGGGACGCTGGTTCACTTTACCTCTCCCGTATCCCCGGTCCTGCCATACCCATCAATCAAGAACGCGACCGTCGTCATAGGCCCGATTAACGGCAATATCCACTATCCTCCTGGATTCCGCCATCGCGAAAAGCTCTCCTATAAGGTGCGGCGCTGGTTGCACCCATCACTGCAATACTTTAACAGCGTGCTGTTTTCAGGCAAACGTAAAGCGAGTGCCCTGCTAGTTGCCGGAGGCGAACGAACCTACGAGTCCTTGCGGATGGCAGGATGCAAAGAAGAGCAGTTTGTCGACTCAATCGATAGCGGCATCCTCGATCGCCTCTACGATCAGCCGCGGATCACTCATGAGGGCAAGAACCTTCGTTTCTTCCATAATGGCCGCTTGGTCGAACATAAAGGCACCGACCTGATCATTAAAAGCCTCCTGAAGACAAAGAACCGGATCGTGCTGGATATTATTGGACGGGGCCCGGAGCTTAACCAGCTAAAAGCCCTCGCAAAGAACCTTTCTCTTGAAGATCGCGTCCAGTTCATCGAGTGGGTTGCCGACCACAGCAAACTCGCTGAGATGCTGCGGCAATATCGCGCATTTGTCTTTCCCAGCTTGGCAGAGGCAAACGGGATCGTCGTTCAGGAAGCCATGGTACAAGGCCTGCCTGTCATCGCCTGCAACTGGGGAGGCCCCTCCCTTCTGGTGACACCGGAGACGGGAATCCTGATCGATCCCGTAAGCGAAGATTTCGTTATCGAGCAGTTAGCCTCCTCCATGGACCGCCTGGCCGAGGACGGAGACCTGGCTGAAAGCATGTCCGTCCATGCGCGGGAGCGGGCCTATAGCCACGGGTATCTGTGGTCTGGAGTCATCAGAAACTGGCGGAAGATATACGCGAAAGTAACCGACTCAACTTCCCGGGAGAACATGGCTTCCGCAGCCAGAGTGCAATCGTAA